Within the Miscanthus floridulus cultivar M001 chromosome 2, ASM1932011v1, whole genome shotgun sequence genome, the region ACATCTCAATTAGCTCTCGGTTTAATATTTTTCATATTAATTAGAGCtttgtgaactttgaaaaatTCCTAATTATTccctataattttttttttcaaaatatagaTATATATAGTATAGGTAGTGTTGATGGACACGCCAAGGACAACCTGTGATCGGGTACCTTTGAGGGACCTTACAAATACAACACATGGAGGTATATAAACTTTTTATAGCCTCCCTACATGTTCTATGTTTATATGTTTTCAACTCCTCACCAAACTTTATTGAACGGAATCATACCCGATCGGGGTTGGTGCCACTAGATGGGGATTGTAATgagcagaagaggcagagggagaGAGAACAGTATGCAACAATGTCTGATGAAAAGGGGAGTGAAAGAAACAAGAAACACCGTCAGAGGTATAAGATGAGTAACCAAGAGAATGTTGATCTTGAAAATAATATGGATGTCCATTCAACAGGTATGATGGTATTGTTGAGTGTCATTTTAATTGCCATATGCGTTATAACTAATAACAATTACTATATTTAAACTTGCAGATGTGAATTCCAATAATAAAACAGACGAAAATAGTGACCGGCTCCATAGGCAGTCAACCTACAGTAATGGCTTACAATAATTATCAGGTTACTTATTCTGCTAATAAAAGTATTTATTGGTGCGGCGACTGAAATTATCGTGGCAACATAGTTTGCTTATTATATGGTTTAATTTTAATTATATGGTTATATTTGTAGATGGTACGGAACCTTTAAGTTGCATTGGTGGCACTGATGACGTGCATGACATTGACAGTGAGGAAGATATTAGCATTATTCATGAAACGGGTACACTTTTTTGTATCCATTGCATGATATTCTTGTGAATCGTGCCGGTGTTAGTTTCTTACCATTGTGCTTAGACACCGTCCTAGCGTGTGTTGATTAAGATGTCATTCCATGATATATATAGGTTCTAGATATGCACCCAGTCCCATCAACCGGCTTGTCACGTGTCCAAGAGAGCGTAAGCGTGATCGTGATAGAGCACGAAAAGTTGCAATGTCTCCTGAACAAAGGGCACTACTGAATAAGAGACGACACGAATTGTATGCACAAAAAAATGCATTAGAAAAGTCTGCAAAGATGCTACAAATGACTCCAAAGGAGACTTCCCAGTCAACAGGTATAGCAATAATATTGATTTCTTTACAGCAAAAAATTCAGTGGTGCCGTAGACTACTTATTATATCAATAGAATTTTAGACGGTCCTATCCCTTTAAGCATTGGAGGAAACGAGGAATCACACCCTCCTGGTGATATTGACGACAGTTTAACTGAGACGGATATCAACACTGTTTAGACGATCCTATCTCTTTAAGCATCGGAGGAAACGAGGAATCACCCCGCCTTTATAGAATCATGGCTTTGTTTTTAATTACAAAAGGAGTTTGAACACCATTGTAGTTGACACTGTTGTGTAAACTTTATTATCATAGAATTTGAACTACTGTGTGTCCTTCATCGATGAGACATTGAGACCATATTTTTTCTTATTACATGTAGGTGATATAAATGCATCCAATTCCCTCGACAATATTGTCACGTGTCCAAAAGAGCGTAATAAGCGTGAACTAGATAGAACACGATGGGTTGCACTGTCTCCTGAACAAAAGGCGCTAATAAACAAGAGGCAGCGTGACTTGTATGTGGCAAAAAATACAGCAAGAAAACTGCAAATGACTCCACAAGAGAAGAAGCGAAAAGAGATGAAGAAAAACTACAATAGGATGGTGAGAGAATACCGAGCCAACAATTTGCATCCGGACTCAATAGCCATGGAGAGCCCTCACTTTAACCCTCAGCTTATTTTCCCTTCTTCACCTCAATCGCCTAAAACACCTTCACATGATATGGAAATACATGAATTGACGGGCACGCCCATTGACATCGCGTCGTCTGTAGTTCAAAATCTAAAAGTCTAGACCCCTAAATTGGTTGCGGCACAGACCATACATAGGCATCGAGTGACCACTGGAAGAAGGGCTAGAGGGTTTGCGGATGGAAAGTGCAATGATTCAAATGACCCGACTCAACCGAGTGTGGTTTACAATGGtaattatatatattatatatattgtcGACACTTTCACATTTACTCTTCTATTCCAAAAACTCATACCATTTCTTACTACAGATGGTGTCACCCAGGAATCTCCAGTTCCACAACCTAATAATTGCATAGGTACACATACACAATCGTCTATAGTTGACGGTACCTCTTCAATGCCTCCAAATGGTGCACAAGCTCATACGCTAGACTCTATGGTCGATGATGGTATTTTCTTTATTAAATTTAtccctttttgtttttttgtatGCCATTATGTTTCTCTCATCATATATGTGGCCGTGTTGCACAGACTATGATGAGGATGTCATatttgaggaggacgaggaagaggatgaggcgtACTTTTTCGCTGGACAAGGTACATCGCATAATAGTCAAAACATTCTTTCACAAACTTTCTTTCAACACGTAATACATCAACATTTCGTCAGAAGACAACGAGGAGGGAACCGACTTCGAGCACAATCTCGACATGGATGAGCAAGAGAACAGTGAGCCTGATGTCCTGAATCCATACGATAGGGTTTACGCTAATGTCCAGTCAGAGTCGCACATGCTATCGTCGGCGCCGAACTGCGAGCACTGCAACACAAAGAAATTTGAGGGTGAACCGCCCGAATTCTGTTGTCAGGGTGGAAAGGTTCATCTTTCAACTCCAAAGACACCACcagagctcatgaggttgtggtcaAGCTTGGACGCTGATGCTAGGCACTTTCGTGCAAACATCAGATATTTCAACGGCCACTTCTCTTTCACTTCTCTATACTACCACCTAGATTGTATCACCACTAACATGTGAATCTGCAGTGTCTACATGTTCCGTGCCCTTGGCTAGATTTACCATAACATACGATCATTTGGTAAAGAGGAGGGTGTCGAAAAGAGACACCTCGAGCTTTATTTTTACGACGACGATCCGTCCCTCGAGCATCGGATGAGCAAGTGCCGTGAGCAATGCGCCCAAAAAGATAGAGAAATTATAGAGCAATTGGTTAGGATCTTTGATGGGAATCCCTACTCCCAACAACTAAGGAGTATGGGACACATTGAAAACCTCGAGGATTACTGGGTCGAGCTAAACCTTGACTAGCGGCTTGACCAGAGAACATATAACGTGCCGTTGACACCAGAGGTGGCCGTCGTCTGGGTTGAGGGGAGTGAGCATCACAGCCAATTCGAGCATAGTGTTCTCCTGCAAGGGAAGGATCGGTCTATACATGGCATCTACTCATAAATGCATGCTATGACTCACTGTCATACCTGGTGTTTCTTTCCAATGGGTGAGCTCGGGTGGCACAATTGCATTTCAAAAGTGGGTGTGACTATCGCTCAAGTTGAGCGAGCTTGAGCAATCCGCAAAAAGCATGTTGAGAATGGTGGCGATGATGATGGAGGTAACTTAAACTCTTTTCAATAATGCAATATAAACCCTTTTCTGTTAACCCATGACACTAATTCAAACAATGTCTCCCTATAGAACCTATTGAGAATACATGTGTCTCCATGCGCGACTACTACTGCTACAAGTTCTAGATGCGACCAAGGATATTTAATCCAATACTCTATGGCCGATGTCTTTTTCCAATAGTTTCCCGTCGACACCTACATCAACAATGAGAGCTTGCATTTAGATTACATGAGGAACAAGCAAGATACTTTGAGGGCTAACCTATACTAAGGCCTGGTGGACAGCATGCATTTGGGTGAAGGATCTGCTAAGAATGTCGGAAGGCGTATTGTCCTGTCTTCGACATTCATCGAAGGACCCTGTGATATGAGGCACCAGTACATGGACACAATGGCTCTGGTGCGAAAGTACGGTAAACTAGATATCTTCCTCACAATGACATGCAACCCTAACTGGGATGAGATCAAGAATGAACTTTATCTAGGCTAGACACCACAGGACTGCCTAGATCTCGTCATACGAGTCTTTAGAGTAAAGTTAGAGGCGGTGAGGAAAATGTTGATGGAGAAAGATATACTTGGGAAGGTGAAGGCCTATGTATATGTAGTGGAGTTCTAGAAGAGGGGTTTGCTGCATGCACACTTCTTGCTAATAATGGAACGAAAGTACAAGCTCACATGTCCCGAGCAATATGACATGATTATCACTATAGAGCTACCAAACAAGAAGAAGTACCCTAAGCTATACAAGATGGTCACGAAGCATATGATGCATGGTCCTTGTGGGATGCTTAATTCATACTATCCATGCACGGTGGGCCGTGGGTCATGTAAGAACCGTTACTCGCACCCATTCTGTGAGGCAACGTCACAGGGGAAGGATTCGTACCCCATCTATCGGTGACGCAATGATGACCTATGCAAAAAGTTTGAGGCCATTACCTAGACAATCAATGGGTCATTCCTTACAACCCTTGTCCGCTACGTACCTTCAACTGCCATATAAATATTGAGGCCTGTGGGAGCATTAAATCAGTAAAGTATCTTTTCAAGTACATATACAATGGACATGAGAGGGCATCGGTGGTGATGAGGGAGACTGACAAAGCAGATGAGAAAAGGGAATGTTGATGAGATCAAGTAGTATTGAGACACTCAGTGGGTGATGCCTCTAGAAGTACTGTGGAGGATATATGGCTTTCACTTGAGCAAGAATCATCCACCAGTACAATAGTTGTAGGTCCATCTACCCAACATGCATATGGTGGCATTTCATAAATGGGACAAGGTCAAACGGATCATTAATAGGCCAGGTGTAGAAGAGTCAATGTTGACAGCATACTTCGAGGCAAATAGGATGCATGAGGAAGCCCACGGAATTTTGTATCAGGACTTCTTGGAGCATTTTACCTGGTAATCTGATGGTAAATTATGGTAGAAAAGGAAAAAACTCTATTTTCCAAGTTGGCAGAGTCATCTCAGCCCATCCTACTGAGGGAGAACGCTACTTTCTTCATGTTCTCTTGAACAATGTTGCTGGTGCTATCTCATATGAACACCTCAGGACGGTTGATGGCGTGCTACTACCTTCATTTCATGAAGCTGCAGAAAGGAGGGGTCTAATCGAAGAAGACAATACACTTGATGAATGTCTAATTGAAGCTACTTTTTTCCAAATGCCTTCCTCTCTACGAAGGCTATTTGCAATAATATTAGTATTCTATGAGCCGAATGATGTGATGGGGTTGTGGAAAAACACTATGATGCAATGTTAGAGGACTATAGCCGCAATAATCCATCCCAGGATCTGGTGCAACAGATGGTTTTGATAGACATTAGAAACATGCTTCAGTCTATGGGGAAGGACATAAGGGCATTTCCTCTTCTAGATATTGATCACTCATACGATGATGCCAGCCATATTCCTCGTGAGATATTTGAGGAAGCTAGTGTCGAGCAGAATCTCGAAGATGTGCTATTGTGTGACTCACTCAACGCCGAGCAAAGGTTTGCCTACGATGAGATAATGGCCGCTGTCTATAGCAAGAAAGGTGGGCTATTCTTTGTGGATGGACCTAGTAGGACAGGAAAGACCTTTTTGTATAGGGCACTTCTCGCAAAAGTACATAGCCAGGACAAGCTTGCCATGGCTACAGATACATCTGGAGTCACAGCGTCCATAATGCTAGGTGGGAGAACGGACCACTTGTGTTTCAAGATACCCCTCACTGTTGAAGAGGGTGGTTGCTATAGCTTCATGAAACAGAGTGGTACTACCAAGTTGCTGCAGCAAGCAGCTCTCATAATTTGGGACGAGGCATCTATGATAAAGAGGCAAAATGTGGAAGCACTAGACAATAGCCTATGGGATATAATGGGCCGGTCAGACCTACTGTTTGATGGGAAGACTGTTGTCCTTGGTGGGGATTTCAGACAGGTCCTCCCTATTGTGCGGAAAGGATCCCGTGCTCAAATAGTCGGTGCTTCTCTACGAAGGTCATATCTTTGGGAATCCATGCGCCACCTAAAGCTCGTCCACAACATGAGGGCTCTAGGTGACCCATGGTTTGAAGATCATCTATTGTGCATTGGTGGTAGAATGGAAGAGGTTAATGGAGATGGCAATGTATGTATACCAGACAAGATCTGTGTCCCGTACTCTGGTGATGCTGAGAAAGATCTTCATAGACTGATCAGTGTCATTTTTCTAGATCTAAATGCAAACATGGCGGACAAAGACTACACCACCACAAGAGCGATTTTATCTACATGTAACGATTGGGttgacatgatcaatatgaaaatgaTTGATATGTTCTAGGGTGGCGAGATAGTGAATCATAGTTTTGACTCCACGGTAGATGATCCACATAACTACTATCCATCGGAGTTCCTTAATAGTCGGACCCCCAACGGACTGCCCCCACACATCTTGAAGCTCAAGCTTGGGTGTCTTGTcatattgcttaggaatattgaTCCTGTCAATTGGCTATGCAATGGTACAAGGCTGGTGGTGTGGGGGTTCCAAAGAAATACAGTCGATGCGGAAATCGTGGTGGGGCAACATGCTAGGAAGTGGGTATTCCTTCCTCAAATACCGCTATGCCCGTCTGATGATAAGATGTTCCCATTCTAGTTTAAGAGGAAGCAGTTTCCTGTCAGGCTGAGCTTTGCCATGATGGCCAACAAGTCAAAGGGCCAAACTATCCCAAACGTGGGTGTGTACCTGCCCGCATCGGTGTTCTCTCATGGTCAGTTGTACGTTGCGATGTTTAGAGCCACGTCAAGAATGAATATTAAGATCCTTGCCCTCCCGCCTGATGCGGATGCAcaggaggaggaggccaaaaaGATGGAGAAGAAAAATGCTAAAAAGAATACCGAGGGaaaaaaataagaatacatcaaataaaaaagataaggatAAGAAGACCCCAATAGTGGATGAACTTTCACAAAGAATATTATATTTAAGAAGGTTCTAACGCCATAGGCGAGGAAACAGAACATTACTAACGCATACAATGCATTTTTCATTCAATTTAATATTGCACAAATAGTATCTAACTAACACCATATTTGTTGCTGTTACTAGGTATTTTTAAATGGGTTATCAGACTCTACACGGAGATGTTGTATACACACTACATGCCAACCAGAAAATCATCCAGACATGTTAGATTTACATTTCAAGAACAATGTCGTGTAACATGtttatatttattcaaatattatATTTAAGTTTGTATATACGTTTGTATATACAGCCGCTTGTGTGCTATTCATCCTAAATGCTTGAAGGCTAATCAACTATGTGTGAGATTACTAAATTAATAAACTATGTGTGACATTGTGAGATTATTAAATTAATAAACTATGTGTGATGGCATAATGAAAATTGAACATGTGTTATATTATTGTTATAAAAATGATACTTTGAGTGTTTTGTTCATAATATTTCGTTTTGTAACCATTCATAACTATTACACGTGTATGTTCTCAAAACCATGAGTTTTGTCGACTTCCTCCACTTttcttgtcggtgcagaaagtgatcaatacgtaaatatttgtagttttgccgtacattatGATTGgatgtggtctagcactcaatgacacagggtttatactagttcaggcaacgtgccctatgtctaatttgagtcggtcggtgactttattcctcagcctaggtgctcaaagtttgctatggggttataaacgagagggagtaagatggtgTAGGGTTGAGatagcgactagaggggggtgaatagtcatttctaaaacgtAATCGCGCCAGctaaacaagtgtggaattaaaactatcggtatagccaagactacacccctctatctatgttctctagcacctcgctaagatcctaattaaacaaaaaaggtgccgggctagctag harbors:
- the LOC136537329 gene encoding uncharacterized protein, which gives rise to MLEDYSRNNPSQDLVQQMVLIDIRNMLQSMGKDIRAFPLLDIDHSYDDASHIPREIFEEASVEQNLEDVLLCDSLNAEQRFAYDEIMAAVYSKKGGLFFVDGPSRTGKTFLYRALLAKVHSQDKLAMATDTSGVTASIMLGGRTDHLCFKIPLTVEEGGCYSFMKQSGTTKLLQQAALIIWDEASMIKRQNVEALDNSLWDIMGRSDLLFDGKTVVLGGDFRQVLPIVRKGSRAQIVGASLRRSYLWESMRHLKLVHNMRALGDPWFEDHLLCIGGRMEEVNGDGNVCIPDKICVPYSGDAEKDLHRLISVIFLDLNANMADKDYTTTRAILSTCNDWVDMINMKMIDMF